The nucleotide window CAGTCTCCCATTCGTCGAGGCTGTATAAGCTCTGGTTGGAATGATAAATAACCGATGATTTTTGCTTGTTTGCCGTGACTTGAGCTGGTGGCGGCGGCTGCAGTGGTGCATCGGTTATTGTTTTCGGTTTCACAGCGGCTGGAGGAGGTGGTGGTGGTTGCCTTAAAGTCTGCCTCGGTTGCATGGCAGGCTGACGCGATTTTGCTTCCACTTCAGTCGAGTTGCTGTAAATATCTTCGATCGATGGGAAATCTGAAGGATCGGCGAAACGTCCGGCTAAAAAGTTTAAGCTGGACAGCGTATTTGCGGCAGATTTTGGCAGCGTGTTCGCATTTTGGGGTGGTGGAGATGGCGGCACCACTTCTGACGTTGCTTGTTGGTAAGTTGTTGGCGCATGTGTTAAAACTGAGGATGTTGGTGGGGGTGGTGGTGGAGGGGGCGCATGCATGGACTTCCTCGGACGTGAGGAGAACCTCGGCGAGCCGGTTACTATATACTCAGTGCCAGTGGACACAGTAGCGTACTTTATATTGGGAGAAGCTTGGCTTGCTGTACCATTAACAATGCGCTTAGGTGGCTGGAaagacgaaaaaatatttttattcattttataataaagaaactttgaattttgaaatactTACCATCCAACTGAACTTTGATTGCacgatattttttatgatatccTGTTTGCGCATGCCCTTCAAATCCTCTTCCGTTATACCACGTTCCAGCATATACTTTCTCAATACATTATCATTCATTGTCATGGTAAGATCGAATGCATTGCGCGTCCGATCGCGTGTCATATCGCCAGATACGTGTTGAAAGTTTATCGGACCGCTTATCTCGTACTTGGAACCTTTCATGCTTCTCACAAATGTTGAGGGTGAAGGCGGTGTGGGTGGTGTTGGTTCGAATCGACGCGGTACAATAGGACTACTTTTTTCCAAGCTTTTTAAGCTGTTGCTTGAAGAAGATGCGCTCATAGTGGCGTAGTTAAGAGTTGTTGGTGGTGGagtcgcattgttgttgctcgcGGCGGTGATATTCCGTAaaggcggtggtggtggtgaacGAAGAGTAGTAGTTGGGGTTGTTGGTAAATTGTATGGTGATGGCGAGGTCATAGTGGATGgctgaaaatttaaatgagaATCTTTAGAAATTACTTTATTAACCgtttggatcggtaagttaATACAAGGATATTTCAGACGTTCTCTAAAAAGCAAGGCCTTGCTCGAATATTTACGAAGCTTTCCAATCTTTCGCTATTACATAATAACTTAGTTACAATGACCTCTCGCAAATAAGTGTTATGCCCGCAATTATCAcagcatatttacataatttatttacagtATCTgaagtgtgtacatatgtacccaTGTATTATATGTAACTACCGAATAATTTCGAAGCTTTTTCCGATAATCACTGATATGCATAATGATATATacaatcataataaaaatttatcagtTTGTGATATGGAAGCATAAAgtgaataattattaataaaaagttgGCTATAATTATAGTTCTCTCGTACTGTTAACGCATAATCTCTTAACATATGTTTGTGTCCCAGAGTTCAGTTTCCAACCGCAAACTGTTCCATAAatgaacaaaaaagaaatagaacaataaaaAGTGATCTCATCCAACTTTCTCGAATGAACGAAGACTATTGCTGATATGAAGTATTGTGACCAGAGTTCGAAGATATCGAGCTCTTGACTATATCCCTCAAAAAAAGCCGGATAGAGTTAAGATACGAAGCATTCAGAGCAAATCGAGGACAAAGCAAGTAAATTCAGACGAAGTAAATGAATCTCATGTCTCAAGAACTAATTTTCTTATTCCGTTGGAATCGATAAAGTCGCCGTATCATTGTCAAAGACATTATTGGAATTCAAAGAGCGCGTGGAAACACATTGAAAATTTTAGCAAggctaattgttgttgttgtgattggcgttgcaaccgtttagccggttatagccgaatcgacgatagtgcgccacctgtctctctccttcgcagttcggcgccagttggagatcccaagtgtaaccaggtcgctctccacctggtccctccaacggagtggaggccttccccttcctcggcttcctccggcgggtactgcatcgaacactttcagggctggagtgttttcgtccattcggacaacatgacctagccagcgtagccgctgtctttttattcgctgaactatgtcaatgtcgtcgtataactcgtacagctcatcgttccatcgtctgcggtattcgccgttgccaatgttctgaggaccataaatcttgcgcaaaattttcctctcgaaaactcctagtgtcgtctcatctgatgttgacatcgtccaagcttctgcaccgtaaagcaggacgggaatgataagcgacttgtagagcttgattttggttcgtcgagagaggactttactgttcaattgcctactcagtccaaagtagcacctgttggcaagagttattctgcgctggatttcgaggctgacattgttcgtgttgttgatgctggttcccaggtatacgaaattatctacgacctcgaagttatgactgtcaacagtgacgtgggagccaagacgcgaatgcgccgactgtttgtttgatgacaggagatatttcgtcttgtcctcattcacctccagacccattcgcttcgcctccttatccatgcgggaaaaagcagaacaaacggcgcggttgttgcttccgatgatatcaatagctgtacactcttgtagaagattgtaccttctcggtttagctctgcagctcttataattttttccagcatcaggttaaagaagtcgcacgatagtgagtcaccttgtctgaaacctcgtttggtatcgaacggctcggagaggtccttcccaatcatgacggagcttttggtgttgctcaacgtcaatttacacagccgtattagttttgcggggataccaaattcagacatcgcggcgtaaaggcaactccttttcgtgctgtcgaaagcagctttaaaatcgacaaaaaggtggtgtgtgtcgatcctcttttctcgggtcttttccaagatttggcgcatggtgaatatctggtcagttgtcgattttccaggtctaaagccacactgataaggtccaatcagtttgttggcggtgggctttagtctttcacacaatacgctcgatagaaccttgtatgcgatatttaggaggctgatcccacggtaggTATTAGCAAGGCTAATACATCCTGTAAAAACAATATACTGACAGACAGGAAGAGATCATAATTGGAAAGAACGATACATATTTTAAGATGGAAGGGTATCGTGAAAGGGTACAAGCGATTCGGTAAGTGTTGTCCTGAAAATTAGAAAACCACCTTTTGCAATCAACTAAACTAGTAATTTAATATCTAAATCATTATTGAATTTCCTTCCGACTGTGAGAAGTTTCAGGTAGcaataaaactataaataatacATACTATAAATTATCATCTATTAAAACACAATACCGAGATAATTTGCGCATACCCTGTTCAATCTACAAAATGTGCTATCCCAAAACTATTACTTGGAATTTGCtgacaaatttaatatataagttTAAAACCCACCGATTACGAGTCGATTGGATCGTATTGATGGAAAATCTCAGGAAGTTTGCGCTTGTCCAGAAATTTAAAAAGGAGACTAACCCTGGTCCACTTATTGCAAAGCAGAAGATATACTATCTCTTTATTGGAGTCTACGAAATAATCTCCTTATCGATTAGAGAGCCAACCAAGAAGAAGACATTCTTTTAACGGCAATAtaatgataaaataattttaacattaacaaagattttgttttcatactttAACAGCATTATTATTAAAAGCAGCGtcccataaaaatatattatcttaTTCGAAATAAACGTTTCTCAACTACACACAATT belongs to Zeugodacus cucurbitae isolate PBARC_wt_2022May chromosome 6, idZeuCucr1.2, whole genome shotgun sequence and includes:
- the LOC105209842 gene encoding uncharacterized protein LOC105209842 isoform X2; this translates as MDGTESVEFKRTFALDGIGEDETLRLYLRKAGLSDEIEYLTPEQRRAFIYDIIKSNKMPGYWMPSTMTSPSPYNLPTTPTTTLRSPPPPPLRNITAASNNNATPPPTTLNYATMSASSSSNSLKSLEKSSPIVPRRFEPTPPTPPSPSTFVRSMKGSKYEISGPINFQHVSGDMTRDRTRNAFDLTMTMNDNVLRKYMLERGITEEDLKGMRKQDIIKNIVQSKFSWMPPKRIVNGTASQASPNIKYATVSTGTEYIVTGSPRFSSRPRKSMHAPPPPPPPPTSSVLTHAPTTYQQATSEVVPPSPPPQNANTLPKSAANTLSSLNFLAGRFADPSDFPSIEDIYSNSTEVEAKSRQPAMQPRQTLRQPPPPPPAAVKPKTITDAPLQPPPPAQVTANKQKSSVIYHSNQSLYSLDEWETEETAIEREIYERTIAGCRTPPTSKVSMVPPIDNTSVKPVYKPKLNTTSADVGGNSGVSGRKQFTGPPTPPKPVLKPLFGGRASTAVRPTPPPPPPPLTQQIAAMSVAVPPPPPAPNSGIPMPAPPPPVSGAPIPPLLPASYGVPMPPPLPPSYVAPMPPPPPPVNGAPMPPPPPPASGAPMPPPPPSSPNSAAKGSRQPTVATSRTNDNGDARGALLDSIRKGVALKKVDQKAATISGVKPRAERKPPANDFLSELKMGITLRRVKDRADNPYAGEDPDESQA